Within the Salvia hispanica cultivar TCC Black 2014 chromosome 4, UniMelb_Shisp_WGS_1.0, whole genome shotgun sequence genome, the region TAAAGAATGATTTGTCTtcattgcatttaaaaaattactggTGGATGAAGAAACCCAGTCTAAGGTTTATATTCTACTTAATTCGGACAGTGTGATGTGGGACACACTTGCAGAAGAGCAGAGCCAACATTTCAATCGCATATGCAAAATTTGGGGTGAGGATCTAACCAAGGTAAGCTCGTCTCATAAACATTCAACTGAAAACATATTGATAATCCTTAATGTGCTGTTCAGTAGTGTTAGTTCAAAGTTTGGTTATCTTCtttatatcattttcatactttgctgaaaatatttttctgtGTTTTGCCTGCATGATTCTTCAGATGGATGGTGAATCTAATGGGCAACAAACCAAGCAAGAACGATTGAGGACGAGATGGACACCCGCACTTGATAAAGTTTTCGCAGATATAGTTGTGGAACAGATTCGACAGGgaaacagaccaaataataTTTTCGACAAGAAAACATGGAGTCAGATCCGTGTGGAATTTAACAGGCTGACTGGTCTCAGTTTTAATAACAATCAATTAAGAAAGCATCTTGACGTTCTGCGTACACGTTATCAGAATTTGCTATCCACTTTTACACAGAATGATGCAATAATGCCAGATTCATGCTACATGGGTTTTGATCAATGGGAAGATATCGGGGTATCTCTCTTTCCTGTCACTCTTATCTGCATAAAGACAATGGTTGAAGTTCTCAATTAACTCATGTTTAATGAATCCCAACATGCATTCAGGCACAAGCAAAGATGGAACCAGCAAAGATGAAGGAATGTTCTATTTATGAGCAGCTATGCACAATATTTGCGGATTCAGGCGTGGATGGAAAATATGCTCAATCAAGCCACTACGGAAAATTGAACATGTCAGCTGGGATTGATCATTTTGGTTCAGAAGATGCAAACCCAAGTCCTAAAACACCATCCACGTCAAAATCTATGCTAGGAAATGGATCTTCACCCCAGAACATTAACAAGAGCGTGGCTGACAAAAAGAGAAAGCGTATATCCGAAGTTGGATCTATCTCAGATCAAAGTCAATGGAATCATGAGCTAAGTGATACTATGGCGGAAGCCTTCTTGGATATGATGCAGTCCTCTAGGATTCGAACAGCCACAAAGCCTCAAATTGATGAAAGATTCTCAATCACAAACTGCATAAAAGCATTGGACAAGATTGAAGGCATTGATGACAATCTTTATTATGCTGCCTTAGATCTGTTTGAGAATCCTAATTTCAGGGAGGTGTTCCTATCTCTGCAGAATGACTACCTTCGACTAACATGGTTGCAGGAAAAATGTGGTGGTTTTACTCCATTTAGCTATTGAGTTCTGGTTCGATGATGCCTCTTTTTGACCGTGGGTGCAGTGTCTCTTTTGCTTGTAAAGTACACAAATCTTTTGATCCATTAGAGCAGTGTATGTATAGGAATAGGATGATACTTTATAGGTGGGTTACATAAATTGTTAGTAATTTTAGTTTGCAGATAAAATCTCTCTGAAAAAGGCATTTCTTAGCATGCTCAGGTGTATTATGGAAGAGTAgctttttgtttattatttgcattgtccttatttttatacatGTTCAAAAGGCCATGCTCATGGGCCTTATTCAGATCTCACTGGTGAAAACTCAATGGCATAAACACAGGCATAAATAAAGCTTTTCTTGAAGTTGACAATATAATGCTATGACAAATTGACaatgttttcttttcaattgcAAATCATTGAATAGTTTATAGGCTTACAATTTATAACCTCAAACTGAATGATAGAGATATTTCCAAAAGCATGCTGCAAGGAAATCGAATTCACAGTTTCgaataatataacaaaattgtTTTACAATACTATCCTAGAAAAAGATAAGTTTTTTCAACTACTGTTAATTGTATAAAACTGGAGCATCTCTTCTTCTACAGGGTGAGTATCACCCACAATCACAAGGCAGTGCAAAGGGGGGCCAAAGTCTATCGTCAAGAGTTGCTCCATGGAGCCTGCAGCTATCATCTGATCTTCACAACCCACCCGCGCCAAACCAACACACGTCGTGTCTTTGCTGTAAGCTGAtaaaagaagaggaaatagTTAAACAATATAACCCCACTTTAGTCAAATGTAAATAAGTGCCAAAGGTTAGAAATGAAACCATGTTTCACCCACCCTAACATTTGCATTGGGTTAACTTTTTAGAACACGAATCAAGatctaaaatttatactataatctAGTTGAGAATCAAAATGCATAATGTATGTCACTAGGAGTTCTCAactcaataattatttacagAGTATGAAGTAGTACACCTCACAAGAAAATCAACTAAACACTTGGTTCCAAATTAAAATGCTTAGAGCAAGCTAATGAAACAGATCACTTATTTGTCTACTCTGAAAACATGACAAGAACAAGCTGAAATACCTGAATCCGGGTGGTTCTCCACCACCTCCAAGAGTTGTTCTATTGCTGTGTTTATAGTCATAAACCTTGGTGGCTCGTAAACCTTCTTCCCTCTGGAATTCCATGCAGACAAAAAGTTACAAAACTCCAACTAGTTTTAAGTAATCAGAACGTTAACATATACACAGGAACACAATATCAATTACTAACCTGCATAGCGACTCTAGTGAAGGCTCTTTCACCTTTATATCTGCAAAATTGTAACATACCAATCAGACTAACAGAGTTAAGTGCACAATTTAAGATATCTACACTTTTAACCATATCTTCAAAGCATCTATTGATCTAAACAGAAAAAACTCAATTCTAGAGACATGAGATGCAAGTGTGCAAAATATCAACGTTACCTAACAGGCAAAGCGTATGCAATCCAAGTTcccgatttcttttaattttttcgtaaaagCTATCAGGCTTCCAAGTTTCAGTGAAAAACGGGATTGAGATCGTCTCTCCATAACGATAGAGCTGCAAGCCACAAACTCCAATCGCGTTCATAACTGAGGCATTGTGCACAACCTTAACATCCACGCCCAACTTCTTAGCCCGGACAACGAGATCAGAATGTGTCGTTGCTCTGCAACAATGGACATAACAATTGAAACCATTGCAAATACATCCcaacaaactcaaaattccGAAACATCATCATTAGCCAATAACAGAAACAATTACAATTGCAGCTATACAACATCACCTCTTCCATCTGACACCAAACTACACAATCCATCAACACCATTGAAAACCAGATATCATCCAACTATAAAATCTTAAATCAttattccaaaaatgaaaaaggaattaaaaaaatacccAAAAGGATCTCCAACGACCATAAATGCCACGTCAGAAACCTGAGCTTCCAACAGCATGTCATCTGCCTTCTCCTCCACCATTTCCCTGTCTGAAACAATTATAGATTTCCCATAAACCTTTTCCTGCAAATTTTCACAAAGATCCAAACTTTATAGCTAAATCAACAGAAAAAACttgaaaagataaagaaaaaatgagaagTTAACTAAAACCCACCAGTTTGGAGAGGCCATCAGAAGTGATGCCGAAGGAGAGGAGAGAAGTGTAGGCCTCCATATAAACTTTACTGCATTTCTTGATTGCCTCAAGCCCTCTTAGTGTGATGTCTTTCTCATCTCCTAACCCTAATCCTATTATGTATAACATCCTTGCCTTTTTGGGATGAGAGATGCCAACTATGTTGTCTCAAATTAGGTGAAAACAAAACAGCATTCGGTGAAATTCGTTCACCGATTTGCAGTAATCATTGGGTAGACAGCACAACACCGTGCGGGTTGTTGGACGGCGGTGGTGATGTCGGCGGTCACGGCTAGGAAGGCCACACCGAGGGAGAGAATTGACGGGGGTTTAGCGGCAAGAGGTAGAAGAAGTAGATATTTATACAATGGGCTAGGCCATATTCTATTTGGACATCCTCATTGggctgaaaattttatttaaatacagcccaagttttaatttaggttaagaagaaaatatttgcagccctaatttcaaatttaatttgtccTTGCATTGAATTTGTTAATAACCTAATCATTGGgctgtttaaattaaattgttgagcccagataaattatttaaatttttggatttatatgataataataattaatcatt harbors:
- the LOC125185523 gene encoding L10-interacting MYB domain-containing protein-like, yielding MWDTLAEEQSQHFNRICKIWGEDLTKMDGESNGQQTKQERLRTRWTPALDKVFADIVVEQIRQGNRPNNIFDKKTWSQIRVEFNRLTGLSFNNNQLRKHLDVLRTRYQNLLSTFTQNDAIMPDSCYMGFDQWEDIGAQAKMEPAKMKECSIYEQLCTIFADSGVDGKYAQSSHYGKLNMSAGIDHFGSEDANPSPKTPSTSKSMLGNGSSPQNINKSVADKKRKRISEVGSISDQSQWNHELSDTMAEAFLDMMQSSRIRTATKPQIDERFSITNCIKALDKIEGIDDNLYYAALDLFENPNFREVFLSLQNDYLRLTWLQEKCGGFTPFSY
- the LOC125185524 gene encoding probable diphthine methyl ester synthase, yielding MLYIIGLGLGDEKDITLRGLEAIKKCSKVYMEAYTSLLSFGITSDGLSKLEKVYGKSIIVSDREMVEEKADDMLLEAQVSDVAFMVVGDPFGATTHSDLVVRAKKLGVDVKVVHNASVMNAIGVCGLQLYRYGETISIPFFTETWKPDSFYEKIKRNRELGLHTLCLLDIKVKEPSLESLCRGKKVYEPPRFMTINTAIEQLLEVVENHPDSAYSKDTTCVGLARVGCEDQMIAAGSMEQLLTIDFGPPLHCLVIVGDTHPVEEEMLQFYTINSS